The Tolypothrix sp. NIES-4075 genome segment AACCAAAGCCGTTCCTGAGCAAAAGATAAGGGAAAGATGAAAACTTCTTCTGATGCTGGAGTAAACATACGTCACGCTGATCTATAAGTAATAAGTAATTATTAATTTGGAGATACTTAGAGTAAAAAGTACCCTCCTTTAACTCTCATCAAGAGCTGATTATATCGTACTTAGCTGCATAATCACATCATCATTTACTGGTTGTAATGGAACATAATCTCGGCAAACTAAGAATGCAGGTCGAGGCAGACTCTTAGAAATTGGAATATTTTTGACACTGCTATAGGTAATAAAAATCTGTCTGCGATTATAAGGAGAAATATTAGAAACTGAGGCATGGGCCATATTGCCATGAAAGAATAGAACAGACCCTTTAGGACCAACTGGGGCTATGATACCTCCCTTTGCAACCATTTGAGCAACATTTGTGTGGCTGAGACAGTACTTGAGATTAGCGCTGAAATTAGCTTGCCAATCTGTACCTTTGTTGCTACTATTAGCCATCCGTGCCTCAACATCAATCAGTCCCTCTTTATGTGAGCCGGGGATGAGATTTAGCGGACCATTGAAGTAATTGACTTCATCTAAGA includes the following:
- a CDS encoding phytanoyl-CoA dioxygenase family protein, with protein sequence MNLSENQIQKYEEDGLLFFPGYFSDREVSILQSELSRLPEDAPGKVVENDKKTVRALHGCHEYSEIFRSLAQHPRLLKPVQQILKELVYLYQFKINMKAAFTGDVWPWHQDYTFWYKEDGLPTSEVINISIFLDEVNYFNGPLNLIPGSHKEGLIDVEARMANSSNKGTDWQANFSANLKYCLSHTNVAQMVAKGGIIAPVGPKGSVLFFHGNMAHASVSNISPYNRRQIFITYSSVKNIPISKSLPRPAFLVCRDYVPLQPVNDDVIMQLSTI